A genomic region of ANME-2 cluster archaeon contains the following coding sequences:
- a CDS encoding DUF2080 family transposase-associated protein — translation MRKVEIQLQNHLEIEGIEGFFVRKVTKFGNSAKVDCPKEYLGRTVYLVIV, via the coding sequence ATGAGGAAAGTAGAAATACAACTACAAAATCATCTAGAAATAGAAGGTATCGAAGGATTTTTTGTTCGCAAAGTAACAAAATTCGGAAATAGTGCCAAAGTTGATTGTCCAAAGGAGTATCTTGGCCGTACGGTTTACTTGGTAATAGTATGA